DNA from Streptomyces rishiriensis:
CGGGACCGGGTTGCCGTCCGGGCCCTTGACGTCGTCGAAGAAGACGCAGAGGGCGCCCTCGGAGCGGACCGCGACCCCGGACTCCTCCAGGAGCCGGCAGGTCTCCGCCAGCATGTCGTTGTAACCCGACTCGCCGACGATGTCCTCGTCGCGGATCTCCATGTCCAGCTTCTCGAAGACCGAGAAGAAGTAGATCTTCGACTCGTCGACGAACTTCTGCCAGGTCGCCAGCGTGTGCGGGTCGCCCGCCTGGAGGTCCACCACCCGGCGCCGGGCCCGGGTCTTGAACTCCTCGTCCGCGTCGAACAGCCTGCGCGCGGCCTTGTAGAGGCGGTCGAGGTTCGACATCGCCTCCTCGCCGCTCACCTGGGACTGCTTGTGGTCCAGCTCGTGCGGGTGCTCGTCCAGGTACTGGATGAGCATGCCGAACTGGGTGCCCCAGTCGCCGATGTGGTGCCGGCGGACCACGCTCTCGCCGGTGAACTCCAGGATCTGCACCGTCGCGTCGCCGATGACCGCCGAGCGCAGATGGCCGACGTGCATCTCCTTCGCCACGTTCGGCTGGGCGTAGTCGATGACCGTCGTGCCCGGGTGGGCGGCGTGCGGCACGCCCAGGCGGTCCGTGTCCGCGTACCGCGCCGCGAGGTTCCGGGTGATCGCGCCGTCGGTGATCGTCACGTTCAGGAAGCCGGGGCCGGAGACCTCGATCTCCTCGATCAGGTCACCCATGACGACCTGTGCCACGACCTGCGTCGCCAGCTCCCGCGGGTTCGCCTTCGCCTTCTTGGCCAGCGCCAGGATGCCGTTGGCCTGGAAGTCGGCCCGGTCGCTTCGTCGCAGCAGCGGGTCCGCGCCGGCGGCCTCCGGCAGGGTGGCCGAGAGGGCGGACGTGAGGTGCTGTTCGACGGAGTGACTGAGGGACGTGACCGGGGCCATAGGAGTGGGTGCCGTTCTCCTCGTGGGGATGGATGGGCACGGTCAGTATCCCATGGGGGGTAAAGCGGTTTTCCCGGGCGCGGGGCCGTCTGGGACAATGGAACGCACTTCAAACCCGGAAGCCTTCAGAACAAGAGGACGTGCCGATCGTGGCTCTGAGCACCGAGACCACCGACTGGGTCTCCCGTTTCGCGGATGAGGTCATCGAGGAGTCGGAGCGTCGGGCCCCCGGCAAACCTGTGGTCGTCGCGTCCGGACTCTCCCCGTCCGGACCCATCCACCTGGGCAACCTCCGCGAGGTCATGACCCCGCACCTGGTCGCCGACGAGCTCCGCCGCCGCGGACACCAGGTCCGTCACCTGATCTCCTGGGACGACTACGACCGCTACCGCAAGGTGCCGCAGGGCATCGAGGGGATCGACGACTCCTGGGCCGAGCACATCGGCAAGCCGCTGACCTCCGTCCCGGCGCCGCGTGGCTCCGCGTACCCGAACTGGGCCGAGCACTTCAAGGCCGCGATGGTCGAGTCGCTGGCCGAGCTGGGCGTGGAGTTCGACGGGATCAGCCAGACCGCGCAGTACACCTCCGGTGTCTACCGCGAGCAGATCCTGCACGCGATCAGGCACCGCGGTGACATCGACGCGATCCTCGACCAGTACCGCACCAAGAAGGCCCCCGCGAAGAAGCAGCAGCAGAAGCCGCTCGACGAGGCCGAGCTCGAGGCGGCGGAGGGGTCGGGCGCGGCGAACGAGGACGACGGCTCCTCCGGTTCGGCCGGCTACTTCCCGTACAAGCCCTACTGCGGCAACTGCGAGAAGGACCTCACCACGGTCACCTCGTACGTCGACGACACCACCGAGCTGTCCTACACCTGCACCGCCTGCGGGTTCGCCGAGACCGTCCGGCTGAACGAGTTCAACCGCGGCAAGCTGGTCTGGAAGGTCGACTGGCCGATGCGCTGGGCGTACGAGGGCGTGGTGTTCGAGCCGAGCGGCGTCGACCACTCGTCCCCCGGGTCCAGCTTCCAGGTCGGCGGCCAGATCGTCGGCATCTTCGGCGGCAAGCAGCCCATCGGGCCGATGTACGCCTTCGTCGGCATCAGCGGCATGGCGAAGATGTCGTCCTCGAAGGGCGGCGTGCCCACGGCCGCCGACGCGCTGAAGATCATGGAGCCGCAGCTCCTGCGCTGGCTCTACGCCCGCCGCCGCCCCAACCAGTCCTTCAAGATCGCCTTCGACCAGGAGATCCAGCGGCTCTACGACGAGTGGGACAAGCTGGACGCCAAGGTCACCGACGGCTCGGCGCTCCCGGCCGACATCGCCGCGCACTCCCGTGCGGTGGGCACGGCCGCCGGTGAGCTGCCGCGCACCGTCCGGCCGCTGCCGTACCGCACACTGGCCTCCGTCGCCGACATCACCGCCGGACACGAGGACCAGGCCCTGCGGATCCTCTCCGACCTCGACCCGGAGAACCCGCTCGGCTCCCTCGACGAGGCCCGGCCCCGGTACGACAAGGCGGAGGCGTGGATCAACACCCATGTCCCCGCCGACCAGCGCACCGTCGTCCGCGCCGAGGCCGACGCCGAGCTGCTGAAGTCCCTCGACGAGGACTCCCGGCAGTCCCTGCGGCTCCTGCTCGACGGGCTCGCCGACCACTGGTCGCTGGACGGCCTGTCGCACCTCGTCTACGGCGTCCCGAAGGTCCAGGCCGGCTTCTCCGCCGACGCCACCCCCAAGGAACTCCCGCCGGAGATCAAGACCGCCCAGCGGACGTTCTTCGCCCTGCTCTACCACTTGCTGGTGGGGCGTGACACGGGCCCGCGGCTGCCCACCCTGCTGCTGGCCGTCGGCCAGGAGCGGGTGCGCGCCCTGCTCGGGGAGTAGGACCCACCGGAAGGGGCCCTCGTACCTGTCGGTACGAGGGCCCCTTCGCGTCCGGTTCCGCCTACGCGATGTGGTCCTCCTCCAGCTCCGCCGTGTGGCGGTTCTGGAAGCGCATGACCATGCGCTTGGCCTCGGCGTCCGCGACGGGGACGCCGTAGGTCGCCTCGACGTTGTCGCTGAACTGGCTCGGGGTCGGGTAGCTGCCGTTGATCGACTGCTTGAAGACCTGGTAGTACGACTCCTCGTCCGGCTCGATCAGCGGGGTGCCGCCGCCCTCACCGAGCTCACGGCTGCGGCCGGGACCCACCGGGATGGGGAACGAACCGGTCTCCTCGGGGGAGGGCTCCTGCGCCGGAGGCTCCTCCTGGTACTGGTCCTGGTACTGCTCGGCCTGCTGCTGCTCCTCGTACCACTGGGCGTACTGCTCCGAGGGGTCGTACGTGGGGTCGTAGCCCCCCTGGTACGCGACCTCGTGCGGCGCCTGGAACCACGGGCTCGGCTCCTCCTCCGCGGGCGCGGGGGCGGGCGCAGGGCCGACCTGCTGTGCCTGCTGCTGAGCCTGCTGCGGCGCCTGGGTCTGCTGCGGCGCCGGAGCCGCCTCGACGGCCCGGACGCCCGCGCCGACCGGGGCGGCCGCCGTCAGCACCTGCTGGGGCGCGGCCGCCGCCGCCTGCACCGGAGGGAGCAGGGCCGGCTCGATGCCCGCCGCCGCCAGACCCGCCGGGGCGGTCTCCGCCAGCGGAACGCCGTAACGGGCCAGCCGCAGCGGCATCAGCGACTCCACCGGGGCCTTGCGGCGCCAGGCGCGACCGAAGCGGGAACGCAGCCTCGCCTGATAGACGAGACGTTCCTGCTCCAGCTTGATCACCTGTTCGTAGGAGCGCAGCTCCCACAGCTTCATCCGCCGCCAGAGCAGGAAGGTGGGCAGCGGGGAGAGCAGCCAGCGCGTGAGCCGCACGCCCTCCATGTGCTTGTCGGCCGTGATGTCCGCGATCCGGCCGATCGCGTGCCGGGCGGCCTCGACGGACACCACGAACAGGATCGGGATCACCGCGTGCATCCCCGTGCCCAGCGGGTCCGGCCAGGCCGCCGCGCCGTTGAAGGCGATCGTCGCCGCCGTCAGCAGCCACGCCGTCTGCCGCAGCAGCGGGAAGGGGATGCGGATCCAGGTCAGCAGCAGATCCAGGGCCAGCAGGACGCAGATACCCGCGTCGATGCCGATCGGGAACACGTACGAGAAGTTCCCGAAGCCCTTCTCGAGGGCCAGTTCCCGGACGGCCGCGTACGAACCGGCGAAGCCGATGCCGGCGATGACCACGGCGCCGGCCACGACCACGCCGATGAGAACGCGGTGCGTCCGGGTCAGCTGTATTGGCGCGGACACCCGTACTCCCCTCCCCTTGCCTGTTCTTGCGCGCAACAGGGTGGCACATGTGTGCGGCGAACGCGTTGCCGGATCGTCAGCTCTTCGCGGAGGCGGACGCCTTCGGGGCTGCCGCGGCCGCCTTGGAGGCCGTCGCCTTCGGGGTCGCCGACGACGACTTGGAGGGCGTCGCCTTCGGGGCGGCCGAGGCCGACGTGGAGGGGGACGGGCTCGTGGCCGACGGGTCCGAACCGCCGCCGCCACCCTCGCCGTTGGCCGACCGCACCGCGGCCACCGCTTCCTTGGCCGCCTTCTCCGCCGACTTCGTCAGGGTCTCCGCGCTCGGCGACTTGTCGCCCGCCAGACCGGCACCGTTGTAGTCGAGCGTGAGCACCACATTCTCGACGCGGACCACGACCGTCTGCTGCTTGAAGGCGCCCTCCGTCTTCTTCAGGTCGTAGCGCACCGACGTCGCCTCGTCACCCGTCGCGGTCACCGGCGCCGACTTGACGTTCTTCGCGCCCGTCACCGCCTGGGCGTCCTTGACCTGCTTCGCGTAGTACGTCTTCGCCTGCGACTCGCCGTCACCGGTCGTCGCGTCCGACTCGAAGCGCAGCAGCGAAACGTTCAGCCACCGGAACTGCGAGCCCTTCACACCCTTGTTGGCCAGGCTGGACCAGGAACAACTGGCCCGGGCCGCGGTGTCGCTGGACGTCCCCTCCTTGCCCGAGGCCGCCCCCTTCGGCACCAGCTCCGTCAGGGTCTTCCTGGTCACCACCGCACACGCCTCGGGCAGCGTCCTGTACGCCGCCGCCTGCACGGTCGGCGCGGCGCTCGCCGTCGAGCCGGCGCCGGAACCGGAGCCGGTGGAGGCGCTGGTGTCCTTCGCGTCGTCTCCCGAGCCGGAGTCCGAGGAGCAGCCCGCGGCGATCAGCATCACCGGGACGGCGACCGCCGCGGCCAGGAGGCGGTTCAGCCCTCCGGCACGGTTCACTCGCTCGGCACGCTGCTCGCGCTGGTCAAACTGGCCGTCTCGCTGGGCTCGTCGCTGCATGGTTCCTTCACTCATGACGCTCGTGGTTCCTGCGGTCGGATCGGGTCCGAGGGGCCACGGTAGTCGGTGAAGAAGCTGTGCGGTTCCGCTTCGAGGGCTTTGCGGGCGGGGCGCGAACCGGGCCGAAGTACCCTCAGCCGGCCAGGGAGTCGGCGAGCTGCGCGGCCAGTTTCCGGGCCTTGTCCTGCATTTCCTCGCTGTCCGGCACCGTGCCGACGGTCGCCGGCTGCTCCTCGTACCGGATGGTCACCATGACGTTGGACGTGCGGAACGCCACAGTCACCGTGCGCTGTTTGGCCGTCGAACCGGAGCTGCTGAGCGCGTCGTCGACGAACGCCTCGTCGCCCAGGTCCTCCAGGAGGCGGGGCTGGAGTTCGGCCGGGGGAACGGTGGACGAAGCCGAGGGCGAGACGGAGGACGAGGCGCCCGGGGAGGGCGAGGTCGTCGTCGAGGGGGAGGGGCTCGGGCTCGTGGTGGGGGAGCCGGTCGCAGCGCCGGTGGTGGTGGAGGCGGCGGGCGCCGGAAGGTCGGCCGCCGTCACCTTCTGCGCGAAGAGGGTCTCGGCCTGGTTGTCGTCGCTGACGGCGTTGTCGTACGAGACGACCCGCTCGAAGTCGACGAGGAGATGGTCGGTGGCGTCCGTCGACTCCACCTTCCAACGGCAGCCCACCTTGCGGTCCGTGTCGAACGTCTGGGTCGCCTCGCCCGCGTAGGCCGTGTCGCGCTGCGCCTCGTCGGCGAGCTGCTTGATGCCGGGCAGGAGCGAGTCGAGGGTGGACCGGCTCACCACCCCGCAGGCCTCGGGAAGCGTGTCGTACTTGCCGGGCTGCGCGACGGCGGCGGTCGTTCCCGCGTCGCCCGGGTTGGAGTTGTCCGTCGAGCCGCCCTCGTCCGAACCGCCGGTGCAGCCGGCCAGCAGCGCCGCGAGGAGCGCGACGACGCCGGGTACGTATGCCGTCCGCTGCACGGTCGGCTCCTCTCGACAAGTCGGGTGAAGTGAGCGGCCCGGTGTCCCCGCTGGTTATTCGCTTGCCGGGCGGGGGCGGCCCCTGGAGACAATGTGTATCGCACGTGGAGCTGTGGATGCCGGTCCGCTGTCCTTTTCGTTGACCTTGGCACCAGTTTTGCGATCTAAGGCTTTTGTGTTCAATCCGGGGGAATGAGGACGATATGTCGTACGTAGAAATGCAGGGCGCGAAGGTACCCATCCGTATGTGGGCCGACCCGGCGTCGGTCGAGGAAGGTGCGCTCCAGCAGCTGCGGAACGTGGCGACCCTGCCGTGGATCAAGGGACTGGCGGTCATGCCGGACGTCCACTACGGCAAGGGCGCGACGGTCGGCTCGGTCATCGCGATGCAGGGCGCCGTCTGTCCCGCGGCGGTGGGGGTCGACATCGGCTGCGGGATGTCCGCGGTGAAGACCTCGCTCACGGCGAACGACCTTCCCGGCGATCTCTCCCGGCTCCGTTCGAAGATCGAGCAGGCGATCCCGGTGGGCCGCGGGATGCACGACACCGCTGTCGAGCCGGACCGGTTCCACGGGCTGGCCACCGGCGGGTGGGACGACTTCTGGGGGCGGTTCGACGGGGTCGCGGACGCGGTGAAGTTCCGTGAGGAGCGGGCCGTGAAGCAGATGGGGACCCTTGGCGGGGGCAACCATTTCGTCGAGGTATGCACGGATACGACCGGTGCTGTCTGGCTGATGCTGCACTCCGGTTCCCGGAACATCGGCAAGGAACTCGCCGAGTTCCACATCGGGGTGGCCCAGAAGCTCCCGCACAACCAGGGCCTGATCGACCGCGATCTCGCCGTCTTCGTCGCGGACACCCCGCAGATGGCGGCCTACCGCAACGACCTGTTCTGGGCCCAGGAGTACGCGAAGTACAACCGCACGCTCATGATGGCGCTCCTGAAGGACGTGATCCGCAAGGAGTTCAAGAAGGCGAAGCCGGCCTTCGAGCGGGAGATCAGCGCACACCACAACTACGTCGCCGAGGAGCGCTACGACGGGATGGATCTGCTGGTGACCCGCAAGGGCGCGATCCGGGCCGGCTCCGGCGAGTTCGGCATCATCCCGGGTTCGATGGGCACCGGCTCGTACATCGTGAAGGGTCTCGGCAACGAGAAGGCCTTCAACTCGGCCTCGCACGGCGCGGGTCGGCGGATGAGCCGTAACGCCGCCAAGCGCCGCTTCTCGACGCAGGACCTGGAGGAGCAGACGCGGGGCGTGGAGTGCCGTAAGGACTCCGGCGTCGTGGACGAGATCCCGGCCGCCTACAAACCGATCGAGCAGGTCATCGATCAGCAGCGGGACCTGGTCGAGGTCGTGGCGAAGCTCAAGCAGGTCGTCTGTGTGAAGGGCTGACACCGCCGGCCGGCGGAAGAAGCCCGCCGGGGAGGGGCCCGAGCCGGTTCGGCAGGGGCCCCTCCCGTCGCTCCTTCACCCGAGCCGCTTCTCCAGCAGGGTCACCGCGTACGGGCTTCCCGTCCCGCCTTCCTTCGCGCGCTGTTCGCCGACGACCGTGTAGCCCGCGGACTCGTAGTACGCGCGCAGGCGGGGGTTGGCGGAGAGGCAGTCGAGACGGGCGTACGGGCGGCCCGCCGCGGCGATGCGGGACTCGGCGTGGGCCAGCATCCTGCGGCCCGCGCCCGGTGGGGCGGTGTGCGGGGTCGTCATCAGGCGGTGGATGTAACCGGCCTCGGGCGGCCGGGGGCCCCAGGCGGCCGGGTCGTCCCACCAGAGTTCGAAGGCGCCCGCGACCACGCCGTCCGCGTACGTCAGCCAGACCTCGCCGTCGCGCATGCGGTCGACGAAGTGGGCCTCGGTCTTCTCGCCGGGCCGCCACTGCTCGATGCCCCGGGCCAGTTGCCACAGGGCCGCCGTGTCGCGCAGGCGGACCAGGAGGGGGGCGTCGAGCGGCTCCGCCCTGCGGTGGGTCAGCTCCGGCCAGGTCGTGGGCACCGGTTCCAGAAGGCGGGCGCGCAGGGTCGCCGACAGGGTCTCCGCGTCCATGCCGAGAGCCTGCGTCACATACGCCTCCACCGAGCCGTACCGGGCCCGCAGCGCCTCCAGGAACAGACGCATCACCGACTCGGGAGCCCGGCCGTAGGACGGCCACGCCGGGGAGCGGCCGTCGTTCCTCGCGCGCCAGTCGGCGAGCAGGGCCGGGGTCGCCAGTTCCGTCAGGGTGAAGTCCTCGATGATCACCTCGTCCGGCACGCCCAGCAGACCGAGGATCAGCGCCGCCAGCTGCCCGGTGCGGTCCTTGCCCGAGGCGCAGTGGAAGACCAGCCCCTCCTGCGCCTCGGCCACCAGCTCCAGGGCGGCCGCGATCTCCTTCGTGCCGTCCTGCGCCACCTCCATGAAGCGGGCGGAGAGATACGGGCCCGGGTCCACGTCGGCGGTCAACGCCGCCTGGTCGTAAGGGCGGTGCTCGATGCTGAGGTTGCGGTAGATGAAGGACCCGTGCTCCGGGACCCGGCCCCTCGCCTCCGCCTCCCAGGGGTGGCGGAGGTCGACCACCGTGCGGACGCCGAGGGCGAGGAAGCGGTCCCAGTCCGGGGTGTCCGGTCGCAGCTTGCCGAGCGAGTCCGCGCGGAACAGCCGGCCCGCGCGGACCCGGTGGCCACTGCTCGTCGGGTATCCGCCCAGGTCACGGAAGTTGTGCAGCGTCTCGAACGGTATGTGTCTGTCCACGTGGAAGACCCTAAGGCGCGGCGGCCGTCACTTCGCGTGGCGTACCGCGTAGATCATCACGAACGCCACGACATGGATGCCGAAGAGGAAGTAGGCCAGGAAGACCCACATGTGCCGCTCGTCCTTCGTCTCCCGGGCGAGACGGCGCTGCTCCAGTGAGCGCTGTCCGGGCGACAGCTGTCCGGGAGGGGACTGTCCGGGAGGGAGCCGTTCGCTCGCGTCCGGGTCCCGGCCCGCGCCCTCCTCCTCGGCCGTCACAGTTCCCGGTGCACCTTCGTGTTGGACGCCTGGGCGCGGGGGCGCAGGACGAGCAGGTCGACGTTGACGTGGCTGGGGCGGGTGACCGCCCACGCGATGGTCTCGGCCACGTCGGAGGCGGTGAGGGGTTCGGCGACGCCCTCGTAGACCTTGGCGGCCCTGTCCGCGTCGCCGCCGAAGCGGGTGAGGGCGAACTCGTCCGTCCTGACCATGCCGGGGGCGATCTCGATGACGCGGACCGGCAGGCCGACGATCTCCAGGCGGAGCGTCTCGGCGAGGACGTGGGCGCCGTGCTTGGCGGCGACATAGCCGCCGCCGCCCTCGTACGTCCCGTGCCCGGCGGTCGAGGACACCACCACGACGGTTCCGTCACCGCTCGCCACCAGCCTGGGAAGCAGGGCCTGGGTGACGTTGAGGGTGCCGAGGACGTTCGTCTCGTACATCGTGCGCCAGTCGGCCGGGTCGCCGGTGGCGACGGGGTCGGCGCCGAGCGCGCCGCCCGCGTTGTTGACGAGGACGCCGATCGTCTTGAAGGCGCTCGCGAACTCGTCGACCGCCGCTCGGTCCGTGACGTCCAGCTGGTACGCCGTCGCGGAGCCGCCCGCCTGCGCGATCTCCTCGGCCAGCGCCTCGATGCGGTCCTTGCGGCGGGCGGTCAGGACGACCCGGTAACCGGCCGCGGCGAGCTGCCGGGCGGTGGCGGCGCCGATTCCGCTGCTCGCACCGGTCACGACGGCGATGCGGGAGGCGGCGGACGGTGCGGCGGTGGCCATGGGCTGCTCCTCGTGCACGGTGGTGTTCGCTCGTTCGTACGACCGACTGCCGCCCAGGGTATCGGGGTCAGCCGCCGTTCCTCGGGGCCCACATGATCACGGCCATCCCGGCGAGACAGATCAGGGCGCCGGCCATGTCCCAGCGGTCGGGGCGGTAGCCGTCGGCGACCGCGCCCCAGAGCAGGGAGCCGGCCACGAAGACGCCGCCGTACGCGGCGAGGACGCGGCCGAAGGGGGCGTCGGGCTGGAAGGTGGCGACGAAGCCGTACGCGCCGAGGGCGAGGACGCCGCCGGCCGCCCACAGCCAGCCGCGGTGCTCGCGCACGCCCTGCCAGACCAGCCAGGCGCCGCCGATCTCGAGGAGCGCGGCGACGAGGAACAGGGCGGCCGACCGGAAGATGAGCATGTGGGCAGCCTGGCACGGTCGGGTGCTGTCACCTGTTGGAGGGCGCCTGTCGGGCGCCCGGCGTGGGATACATCCCCTTCGTACCCGGCCCTTCGTACCGGGCCGTTTCCGATCGAGGAGTGGTGGCATGCGCAGGATGCGGGTTCTCGCGGTGGTGGGCGCGGTACTGGGCATGACGTCGGCGATGGGGCCGGTGGGCGCGCCCGCGCAGGCGGCGGACGCGGCAGAGGCGGCAGGGGCGGTGTCGCGGGAGGCGACGGGTGAGGCGACCGAGGCGGATCTGTCGTACCACGGCTCCGCCGTCATGCGCGGCGGCCGGGTCGACGTCCGGCTGACCCCGCGCAACCACGGTCCGGGGGACGTCTCCGACTCCACCGTGCGGCTGCGCTGGTCGGTGCCGTTGGCGCCCGGGGCGCAGCGGCTGCCGGCCGGCTGCGCGCGGACGGGCCGCCAGGAGGTGGTGTGCCGGACGGGGGCGCTGGCCGCGGACGGGCTGGGGGAGCGGATCGCGATGCGGGTGTGGCTGCGGGGGCGGCCGACCGAGGTGACGATGGCCGTGGACACCCTGTGGGGCGGCGGGGCGGTGGACCGCAACCGGTCCAACGACCGGCAGCAGGTGCTGGTCCTGGACACCGGGGACGCGTACTTCTTCTGACGTCCGCGCGAGCGGGGCGTCGTACGATCTGCGGACGGCGCTGACGGCGGTGCCGACGAAGGGGTGCGATGTCCGGGAACGTGCGCTCGCGGCTGCTGGCCGAGCTGGCCGTCGTGTCGCGTCGCTACGCGGCCGCGTACGCCCTGTTCAACCAGGCTCTCGCCGACCGTCTCGGACTGCACCCGACGGACCTCCAGTGTCTGAACCTGCTGATGCTGGAGCGGGAGCCGGTGACGACGGGCCGGGTCGCCGGGCTGACGGGGCTGACCACCGGGTCGGCGACGCGGCTGGTGGACCGGCTGGAGAAGGCGGGTTACGTCGTCCGGGAGCGGGACGCGGCCGACCGGCGACGGGTCCTCGTGGTGACGGTGCCGGAGCGGATCGCGGAGTTCACCGGGATGTGGGAGCGGCTGGGCGGCGACTGGACGCCGCTCTTCGAGGACCTGGGGGACGACGAGCTCGCGGTGATCGTGCGGCACATGCGGCGCACGGTGGAGTTCGGCACGGAGCAGGTCGCACGCTTGCGGGAAGGCCGGGTCTAGGGCGGGATGCGGGAAACGGACATACGGCCGGCCGCGCCGACGGCGTCCGCCGGCGAAGCGCGAGCGCCGGGCGTCCGCCCGGCGCGGGAACTGCCCCGCAACTGGCCGCTGTTGCTGCTGGGCGCGGCGGTGGTGCCGGGCGTGCTGCTGGTGCTCGTCGGGCGGTCACTGGACGCGCCCGCGATGCAGGCGTGGCGGACGGTGTTCCTGGCCGTGACCGTGCAGGCGCTGCCGTTCCTGTTGCTGGGCACGGCTCTGTCGGGGGCGATCAACGCGTTCGTGCCGGCCCGGGTCTTCGGCCGGCTGCTGCCGAAGCGGGCCGCGCTGGCGGTGCCGGTCGCCGGGATGGCGGGCGTGGTGCTGCCGGGGTGCGAGTGCGCGTCGGTGCCGGTGGCGAACAGCCTGATCGGGCGGGGGGTCACTCCGGCCGCCGCGTTCGCGTTCCTGCTGTCGGCGCCCGCCGTGAACCCGGTGGTGCTCACCGCCACGGCCGTCGCCTTCCCGGGCAGTCCGGAGATGGTGCTGGCCCGCCTGCTCGCCTCGCTGGCCACCGCCGCCGCGATGGGCTGGCTGTGGCTCTGGCTGGGGCGCGAGGAGTGGTTGAAGCCCACCGTCGTCCGGCACACCGGGCATGTGCCGGGACGCAGCCGGCTCACCGAGTTCCGGCGTGGTTTCCAGCACGACTTCCTGCACGCGGGAGGCTTCCTGGTGGTGGGGGCCATGGCGGCGGCGACCTTCAACGTGGCGGTGCCGCGCACGCTGCTCGACGCTTTCGCCGGTTCGCCGTGGCTGTCGGTGCTGTTCCTGGCGGCGCTGGCGATCGTGCTGGCGGTGTGCAGCGAGGCGGACGCGTTCGTGGCGGCCTCGCTGAGCGGGTTCTCGCCGGTCGCGCGGCTGGCGTTCATGGTGGTGGGGCCGATGGTCGACCTCAAGCTGATCGCACTCCAGGCGGGCACCTTCGGCCGGGCCTTCGCGGTGCGGTTCTCGGCGGCCACGGCGGTGGTGGCCGTGGTGTGCAGCGCGGTGATCGGAGGGGTGCTGCTGTGAGGCGCTTCGCGCAGGTGGGGCTGCTGGTGCTGGGTGGCCTGGGGTTGCTGCACACCTCGCTGTTCACGGACGAGTACCTGCGGTACGTCAAGGAGGGAATGCGGCCGCTGCTGATCGCCTCCGGGGTACTGCTGGTGGTGCTCGGCGTGGCGGAGGCGTGGGCCTCCCCGCCGAACGGGGAGCGGGGGCACGACGAGCGGGGGCACGGCGGGCAGGGGTACGGCCGTGCGGAGTCCGGGGAGCGGGGGCACGGCGCGCAGGGGCGCGGAGAGCCGGGTCCCGGCCGT
Protein-coding regions in this window:
- a CDS encoding DUF3558 domain-containing protein, producing the protein MSEGTMQRRAQRDGQFDQREQRAERVNRAGGLNRLLAAAVAVPVMLIAAGCSSDSGSGDDAKDTSASTGSGSGAGSTASAAPTVQAAAYRTLPEACAVVTRKTLTELVPKGAASGKEGTSSDTAARASCSWSSLANKGVKGSQFRWLNVSLLRFESDATTGDGESQAKTYYAKQVKDAQAVTGAKNVKSAPVTATGDEATSVRYDLKKTEGAFKQQTVVVRVENVVLTLDYNGAGLAGDKSPSAETLTKSAEKAAKEAVAAVRSANGEGGGGGSDPSATSPSPSTSASAAPKATPSKSSSATPKATASKAAAAAPKASASAKS
- a CDS encoding RtcB family protein — translated: MSYVEMQGAKVPIRMWADPASVEEGALQQLRNVATLPWIKGLAVMPDVHYGKGATVGSVIAMQGAVCPAAVGVDIGCGMSAVKTSLTANDLPGDLSRLRSKIEQAIPVGRGMHDTAVEPDRFHGLATGGWDDFWGRFDGVADAVKFREERAVKQMGTLGGGNHFVEVCTDTTGAVWLMLHSGSRNIGKELAEFHIGVAQKLPHNQGLIDRDLAVFVADTPQMAAYRNDLFWAQEYAKYNRTLMMALLKDVIRKEFKKAKPAFEREISAHHNYVAEERYDGMDLLVTRKGAIRAGSGEFGIIPGSMGTGSYIVKGLGNEKAFNSASHGAGRRMSRNAAKRRFSTQDLEEQTRGVECRKDSGVVDEIPAAYKPIEQVIDQQRDLVEVVAKLKQVVCVKG
- a CDS encoding DUF3558 domain-containing protein — translated: MQRTAYVPGVVALLAALLAGCTGGSDEGGSTDNSNPGDAGTTAAVAQPGKYDTLPEACGVVSRSTLDSLLPGIKQLADEAQRDTAYAGEATQTFDTDRKVGCRWKVESTDATDHLLVDFERVVSYDNAVSDDNQAETLFAQKVTAADLPAPAASTTTGAATGSPTTSPSPSPSTTTSPSPGASSSVSPSASSTVPPAELQPRLLEDLGDEAFVDDALSSSGSTAKQRTVTVAFRTSNVMVTIRYEEQPATVGTVPDSEEMQDKARKLAAQLADSLAG
- the argS gene encoding arginine--tRNA ligase encodes the protein MAPVTSLSHSVEQHLTSALSATLPEAAGADPLLRRSDRADFQANGILALAKKAKANPRELATQVVAQVVMGDLIEEIEVSGPGFLNVTITDGAITRNLAARYADTDRLGVPHAAHPGTTVIDYAQPNVAKEMHVGHLRSAVIGDATVQILEFTGESVVRRHHIGDWGTQFGMLIQYLDEHPHELDHKQSQVSGEEAMSNLDRLYKAARRLFDADEEFKTRARRRVVDLQAGDPHTLATWQKFVDESKIYFFSVFEKLDMEIRDEDIVGESGYNDMLAETCRLLEESGVAVRSEGALCVFFDDVKGPDGNPVPLIVQKSDGGYGYAATDLSAIRDRVFNLKASTLLYVVDARQSLHFKMVFETARRAGWLNEDVKAHQLAFGTVLGKDGKPFKTREGETVKLVDLLDEAVERATAVVREKAVKVGLTEPEIVENGRYVGVGAVKYADLSTSAVRDYKFDLDQMVSLNGDTSVYLQYAYARIQSILRKAGEARPAAHPELELAPAERALGLHLDRFGETVHEVAAAYEPHKLAAYLYQLASHLTTFYDQCHVLSPDNSPEVVENRLFLVDLTARTLHLGMALLGIRTPDKL
- a CDS encoding DUF2637 domain-containing protein — encoded protein: MSAPIQLTRTHRVLIGVVVAGAVVIAGIGFAGSYAAVRELALEKGFGNFSYVFPIGIDAGICVLLALDLLLTWIRIPFPLLRQTAWLLTAATIAFNGAAAWPDPLGTGMHAVIPILFVVSVEAARHAIGRIADITADKHMEGVRLTRWLLSPLPTFLLWRRMKLWELRSYEQVIKLEQERLVYQARLRSRFGRAWRRKAPVESLMPLRLARYGVPLAETAPAGLAAAGIEPALLPPVQAAAAAPQQVLTAAAPVGAGVRAVEAAPAPQQTQAPQQAQQQAQQVGPAPAPAPAEEEPSPWFQAPHEVAYQGGYDPTYDPSEQYAQWYEEQQQAEQYQDQYQEEPPAQEPSPEETGSFPIPVGPGRSRELGEGGGTPLIEPDEESYYQVFKQSINGSYPTPSQFSDNVEATYGVPVADAEAKRMVMRFQNRHTAELEEDHIA
- the lysS gene encoding lysine--tRNA ligase; translation: MPIVALSTETTDWVSRFADEVIEESERRAPGKPVVVASGLSPSGPIHLGNLREVMTPHLVADELRRRGHQVRHLISWDDYDRYRKVPQGIEGIDDSWAEHIGKPLTSVPAPRGSAYPNWAEHFKAAMVESLAELGVEFDGISQTAQYTSGVYREQILHAIRHRGDIDAILDQYRTKKAPAKKQQQKPLDEAELEAAEGSGAANEDDGSSGSAGYFPYKPYCGNCEKDLTTVTSYVDDTTELSYTCTACGFAETVRLNEFNRGKLVWKVDWPMRWAYEGVVFEPSGVDHSSPGSSFQVGGQIVGIFGGKQPIGPMYAFVGISGMAKMSSSKGGVPTAADALKIMEPQLLRWLYARRRPNQSFKIAFDQEIQRLYDEWDKLDAKVTDGSALPADIAAHSRAVGTAAGELPRTVRPLPYRTLASVADITAGHEDQALRILSDLDPENPLGSLDEARPRYDKAEAWINTHVPADQRTVVRAEADAELLKSLDEDSRQSLRLLLDGLADHWSLDGLSHLVYGVPKVQAGFSADATPKELPPEIKTAQRTFFALLYHLLVGRDTGPRLPTLLLAVGQERVRALLGE